One window from the genome of Pempheris klunzingeri isolate RE-2024b chromosome 7, fPemKlu1.hap1, whole genome shotgun sequence encodes:
- the cds2 gene encoding phosphatidate cytidylyltransferase 2, with translation MTELRHRGARDTDPTLQQQPSEDKGSDNELKVEKDGMSDSESKVDSGVPEVPVAPDDTPEVLNKALSGLSSRWKNWWVRGILTLAMISFFFIIIYLGPMVLMMIVLCVQIKCFQEIITIGYSVYHSYHLPWFRTLSWYFLLCVNYFFYGETVTDYFFTLVQREEPLRILSKYHRFISFALYLTGFCMFVLSLVKKHYRLQFYMFGWTHVTLLIVVTQSHLIIHNLFEGMIWFIVPISCVICNDIMAYMFGFFFGRTPLIKLSPKKTWEGFIGGFFATIVFGIMLSYVMAGWRYFVCPVEFNNDSNSFQVDCEPSELFQLQDYALPSILESVTGWTTVRLYPFQIHSIALSSFASIVGPFGGFFASGFKRAFKIKDFANTIPGHGGIMDRFDCQYLMATFVNVYIASFIRGPNPSKVIQQLLALRADQQLHIFNSLKAHLTEKGLLPALEEAAA, from the exons ATGACAGAGCTAAGGCACCGTGGGGCCAGAGACACCGACCCTACGTTACAACAGCAGCCTTCAGAGGACAAG GGCTCAGACAACGAGCTGAAGGTGGAAAAGGATGGAATGTCCGACAGCGAGTCCAAGGTGGACTCAGGGGTCCCAGAGGTGCCAGTCGCTCCTGATGACACCCCCGAGGTTCTAAACAAGGCCCTGTCTGGACTCTCCTCAAG ATGGAAGAACTGGTGGGTGCGAGGCATTCTCACACTAGCCATGAtctccttcttcttcatcatcatctaccTGGGCCCCATGGTGCTTATGATGATT gtccTCTGTGTTCAGATCAAGTGCTTCCAAGAAATCATCACCATCGGCTACAGTGTGTACCACTCCTACCACCTGCCCTGGTTCAGGACATTGAGCTg GtacttcctgctgtgtgtgaacTACTTCTTTTATGGCGAGACTGTGACGGATTACTTCTTCACGCTGGTGCAAAGGGAGGAGCCGCTCCGCATCCTTAGCAAATACCACCGCTTCATCTCCTTTGCCCTCTACCTCACAG gtttctgcatgtttgtgctgAGTTTGGTGAAGAAGCACTACCGCCTTCAGTTCTACATG TTTGGTTGGACCCATGTGACTCTGCTGATTGTGGTGACGCAGTCTCACCTTATCATTCACAACCTGTTTGAGGGGATGATCTG GTTCATTGTGCCAATTTCCTGCGTGATCTGTAATGACATTATGGCCTACATGTTTGGGTTCTTCTTCGGCCGCACCCCCCTCATCAAG CTGTCGCCTAAGAAGACATGGGAGGGATTCATCGGGGGATTCTTCGCCACCATTGTGTTTGGCATCATG CTCTCCTACGTGATGGCCGGCTGGCGCTACTTTGTGTGTCCGGTGGAGTTCAACAACGATTCCAATAGTTTCCAGGTGGACTGTGAGCCATCGGAGCTTTTCCAGCTCCAGGATTACGCCCTGCCCAGCATCCTGGAGTCTGTCACTGGATGG ACCACAGTGCGTCTCTATCCGTTCCAGATCCACAGCATTGCTCTCTCCAGCTTTGCCTCCATTGTGGGGCCTTTTGGTGGCTTCTTTGCCAGCGGCTTCAAGAGAGCCTTCAAGATCAAG GATTTTGCCAACACTATTCCAGGTCATGGCGGCATTATGGACAGATTCGACTGCCAGTACCTCATGGCCACATTTGTTAATGTCTACATTGCAAGTTTCATCAG GGGCCCCAACCCGAGCAAAGtgatccagcagctcctggccCTCCGTGCCGATCAGCAGCTCCACATCTTCAACTCCCTGAAGGCTCACCTGACAGAGAAGGGCCTGCTGCCAGCGCTGGAGGAGGCCGCCGCCTAG
- the neff1 gene encoding low molecular weight neuronal intermediate filament has translation MSYSGDIYSSSSYRKIFGDAPRSGRVGLGSGSSPSRLHPVSYRSGHRSYSSSSAMPSTTYRRSAAPGRVFSSMPDSAMDLTQSTAVTNELKIIRTNEKEQLQGLNDRFVSFIEKVHNLEQQNKVLEAEVTMLRQRNNEPSRLHELYEQEIRELRGRVEELTHEKSQMHLDCVQMNDTLERVREKLDEETRLREEAESTLKSYRKDVDDATLARLELEKKVESLLDEIAFLRKVHEEELQELQTSLQATQVSVEMDMSKPDLTAALKDIRAQYENLSARNQVQAEDWYRSKFASVTEAAARNQDAVKQSKEELSEYRRQVQARTLEIEALRGHNEALERQLAEMEDRHNNEIGEMQDTIQQLEAALRSTKGEMSRHLREYQDLLNVKMALDIEIAAYRKLLEGEECRLSNVSGAMVQSGYPGFSYMSARTYTLGAYRKPGAKPEEEEEEAEEEEEAEEGEENEEEGEEGEEGEEGDDQEEGEGEGEGEGEEEEEEEEEEEEEEKPKEKEEKEKEKKKESPTGKSSKS, from the exons ATGAGTTACTCCGGCGAcatctacagcagcagctcctatCGGAAGATCTTCGGAGATGCGCCCCGGTCCGGCCGCGTGGGTCTGGGCAGCGGCAGCAGCCCGTCCCGCCTGCACCCCGTGAGTTACCGCAGCGGCCACCGCAGCTACAGTTCCTCCTCCGCGATGCCCTCCACCACCTACCGCAGGTCAGCTGCGCCCGGCCGCGTCTTCTCCTCCATGCCGGACTCCGCGATGGACCTGACCCAGTCCACCGCGGTCACCAACGAGCTCAAGATCATCCGCACCAACGAGAAGGAGCAGCTGCAGGGCCTCAACGACCGCTTCGTGTCCTTCATCGAGAAAGTGCACAACCTGGAGCAGCAGAATAAAGTCCTGGAGGCGGAGGTCACGATGCTGCGGCAGCGCAACAACGAGCCGTCGCGCCTGCACGAGCTTTACGAGCAGGAGATCCGCGAGCTGCGGGGACGCGTGGAGGAGCTGACGCACGAGAAGAGCCAGATGCACCTGGACTGCGTGCAGATGAACGACACCCTGGAGCGCGTGAGGGAGAAGCTGGACGAAGAGACCAGGCTGCGCGAGGAGGCGGAGAGCACCCTGAAGAGCTACCGGAAGGACGTGGACGACGCCACCCTGGCGcgcctggagctggagaagaaaGTGGAGTCTCTGCTGGACGAGATCGCCTTCCTCAGGAAAGTTCatgaggaggagctgcaggagctgcagacGTCTCTGCAGGCCACACAG GTGTCCGTGGAGATGGACATGAGTAAACCGGACCTGACTGCCGCTCTGAAGGACATCCGGGCTCAGTACGAGAACCTGTCAGCGAGGAACCAGGTCCAGGCCGAGGACTGGTACCGCTCCAAGTTTGCAAGCGTGACCGAGGCGGCTGCCCGCAACCAGGATGCTGTGAAGCAGTCTAAGGAGGAGCTGAGCGAGTACCGCAGGCAGGTGCAGGCCCGCACCCTGGAGATCGAGGCCCTCAGGGGCCACAACGAGGCCCTGGAGAGGCAGCTTGCAGAGATGGAGGATCGCCACAACAATGAAATTGGAGAGATGCAG gacaCCATTCAGCAGCTGGAGGCTGCCCTGCGCAGCACCAAAGGAGAAATGTCCCGTCACCTGCGTGAATACCAGGACCTGCTGAATGTCAAGATGGCGCTGGACATTGAGATTGCTGCCTACAG gaaGCTGCTGGAAGGCGAAGAGTGCCGCCTCAGCAACGTCAGCGGAGCCATGGTCCAGTCCGGCTACCCCGGCTTCTCCTACATGTCAGCACGCACCTACACCCTCGGAGCCTACAGGAAGCCCGGAGCcaagcctgaggaggaggaggaggaggcagaggaagaggaggaggcagaggagggagaggagaatgaggaggagggcgaggagggagaggagggcgAGGAGGGAGATGACCAGGAGGAGGGCGAGGGcgagggtgagggtgagggcgaggaggaggaagaggaggaggaggaagaggaggaggaggagaagccgaaagagaaagaggagaaggagaaggagaagaagaaggagagccCCACTGGCAAGAGCAGCAAGAGCTAA